One region of Thiorhodovibrio frisius genomic DNA includes:
- a CDS encoding riboflavin synthase, whose product MFTGIIQAMGRIARVEKREGDARLSIQCPEFDLKQTQIGDSIAVNGVCLTLVGLMSDGFSADVSRETLSLTTLGDISAGSAVNLERALTLATPLGGHLVSGHVDGVGTLVDVHEDARSLRLQIHAPAELAPYIARKGSIAIDGISLTVNDITGSLFSLNIVPHTRQMTTVAHYRNGWRVNVEVDLVARYLERLMLGPHSCTRDGSSLSKELLARHGFL is encoded by the coding sequence GTGTTTACCGGCATCATCCAGGCCATGGGACGGATTGCTCGCGTTGAAAAACGTGAAGGCGATGCGCGGTTGTCGATTCAGTGTCCGGAGTTTGATCTCAAGCAGACCCAGATTGGCGACAGTATCGCTGTCAATGGCGTTTGTCTGACCCTGGTCGGTTTGATGTCGGATGGTTTCAGCGCCGATGTTTCACGTGAAACACTGTCGCTGACGACTTTGGGCGACATCTCCGCTGGTAGCGCGGTCAACCTTGAGCGCGCGCTAACTCTTGCCACACCGCTCGGCGGTCATCTGGTGAGCGGCCATGTCGATGGTGTGGGTACCCTGGTTGACGTGCATGAGGACGCGCGCTCTCTCAGATTGCAGATTCACGCGCCGGCTGAGTTGGCGCCCTACATTGCACGCAAAGGCTCGATTGCTATCGATGGAATCAGCCTGACGGTGAACGACATCACCGGAAGTCTGTTTTCGTTAAATATTGTTCCCCATACCAGACAGATGACCACTGTTGCTCACTATCGCAACGGATGGCGGGTGAATGTCGAGGTTGACTTGGTTGCCCGCTACCTTGAGCGCCTGATGCTGGGTCCGCATTCGTGCACGCGCGACGGCTCCTCCCTCAGCAAAGAACTCCTTGCGCGTCATGGATTTCTGTAA
- a CDS encoding phosphoribulokinase, which translates to MSKKHPIVAVTGSSGAGTTTVKRAFEHIFHRDGIRSAVIEGDSFHRYNRVEMKAEMAKAAAEGRNLSHFGPEANSFDLLAELFQTYGDTGMGKRRYYLHSDEEAAHHNEQLGTQLKAGEFTPWNDLESGTDLLFYEGLHGLVVTEEDNVAQHVDLGVGVVPIVNLEWIQKIHRDNLERGYSAEAIVDTIMRRMPDYIRHITPQFSLTDINFQRVPTVDTSNPFIARDIPLPDESFVIIRFRDPEQLHIDFPYLLSMIHDSFMTRRNTMVVPGGKMGFAMEVILQPIIERMMDARNV; encoded by the coding sequence ATGTCGAAGAAGCATCCGATTGTCGCAGTCACGGGCTCGTCAGGCGCCGGCACAACCACAGTCAAGCGCGCATTCGAGCATATTTTTCACCGCGACGGAATCCGATCCGCTGTGATTGAGGGCGACAGCTTTCACCGCTACAACCGCGTTGAGATGAAGGCGGAAATGGCCAAAGCAGCGGCGGAAGGACGGAATCTCAGCCATTTTGGACCGGAAGCAAACAGTTTCGACCTGCTTGCAGAGCTATTCCAAACCTATGGGGATACCGGCATGGGCAAGCGTCGCTATTATCTGCACAGCGACGAGGAGGCAGCCCACCATAACGAGCAGCTGGGCACGCAACTCAAGGCGGGGGAGTTCACACCCTGGAATGATCTCGAGAGTGGTACCGACCTGCTGTTTTACGAAGGCCTGCATGGGCTGGTGGTCACTGAAGAAGACAATGTTGCTCAGCATGTCGACCTTGGAGTCGGTGTGGTGCCTATTGTCAATCTGGAGTGGATTCAGAAAATTCATCGGGATAATCTTGAGCGTGGCTACTCGGCAGAGGCTATTGTCGATACCATCATGCGGCGCATGCCAGATTACATTCGCCACATCACCCCGCAGTTTTCCCTCACGGATATCAACTTCCAACGAGTGCCAACGGTGGACACCTCCAACCCCTTTATTGCGCGCGATATTCCGCTCCCTGATGAAAGCTTTGTGATCATCCGCTTTCGCGATCCGGAACAATTGCACATCGATTTCCCTTATCTTCTGAGCATGATTCACGACTCTTTCATGACTCGGCGCAACACCATGGTTGTCCCCGGCGGCAAAATGGGCTTTGCGATGGAAGTGATTCTGCAACCCATCATCGAGCGGATGATGGACGCGCGCAACGTCTGA
- a CDS encoding secondary thiamine-phosphate synthase enzyme YjbQ, whose product MQMVLDELTLATHHPIEIIDVGQQVRERCNRAGIRSGLATLISRHTTARVNLNEREPQLQQDMLTFLKRFIPRDGDYQHNIAPVDDRDNAHAHLLGLFMNASESIPIVDGELLLGEWQSVFFVELDGPRPSRTLTLQFLGQD is encoded by the coding sequence ATGCAAATGGTGCTGGATGAACTCACGCTCGCCACTCACCACCCGATCGAGATTATTGATGTTGGCCAGCAGGTGCGCGAGCGCTGCAACCGCGCCGGCATTCGCTCTGGTCTTGCCACGCTCATTTCGCGCCACACCACGGCCCGCGTCAACCTAAACGAGCGCGAGCCACAATTACAGCAGGATATGCTGACCTTCCTGAAGCGCTTCATCCCGCGTGATGGCGATTACCAGCACAACATCGCCCCGGTCGATGATCGCGACAATGCCCATGCGCATCTGCTCGGGCTCTTTATGAACGCCTCCGAAAGTATTCCCATTGTTGATGGCGAGTTGCTGCTTGGAGAGTGGCAGTCGGTGTTTTTTGTCGAACTCGACGGTCCGCGGCCGTCGCGTACTCTCACGCTCCAGTTTCTAGGCCAGGATTGA
- a CDS encoding RuBisCO large subunit C-terminal-like domain-containing protein, whose protein sequence is MKASDARAFFASPESLALDDYLLLDYVFECQDDPELAAAHLCSEQSTAQWKRVDVSEDYRPRFAAKVLDLNIEPVPTGFSVPMPEFGDQQVHRCRIRIAHPHANFGPRLPNLLSAVLGEGAFFAPGIPLIKLLDIAFPDAFLSAFQGPRFGIGGIREQLKVFDRPIFFGVIKPNIGLPPEPFAELAYEAWRGGLDIAKDDEMLADPDWSPLAERARLLGAARRRAEQETGVPKIYLANITDEVDRLLELHDTAVAAGAGAVMLNAWPTGLSAARMLRQHTKVPLVAHFPVIAAMSRLPFYGVHSRVLTKLQRLAGFDVIIMPGFGNRMMTPAEEVRACIHACVDPAFGQLKPSLPVPGGSDSAATLESVHAQVGSADFGFVPGRGVFSHPQGPAAGATSLHQAWQAISAGVPVAEAAEQQSELKAALATFG, encoded by the coding sequence ATGAAAGCATCCGACGCACGCGCCTTTTTTGCCTCGCCCGAGTCTCTTGCGCTCGACGACTATTTGTTGCTCGACTACGTTTTCGAGTGTCAGGACGACCCGGAACTGGCCGCTGCCCATCTTTGCAGCGAGCAATCCACGGCACAATGGAAGCGAGTCGATGTGAGCGAAGATTATCGCCCGCGCTTTGCCGCAAAAGTTCTGGACCTCAACATAGAGCCGGTTCCCACGGGGTTTTCCGTGCCCATGCCGGAGTTTGGCGATCAGCAAGTCCATCGCTGCCGAATCCGCATTGCTCATCCGCATGCCAACTTCGGCCCCCGACTGCCAAACCTGCTCAGCGCGGTGCTTGGTGAGGGCGCCTTTTTCGCCCCCGGGATTCCGCTCATCAAGCTGCTTGATATTGCGTTCCCAGATGCATTCCTGAGCGCCTTTCAGGGGCCGCGGTTCGGCATTGGGGGCATCCGCGAGCAGCTTAAGGTGTTTGACCGGCCCATATTCTTTGGCGTTATCAAGCCCAACATCGGCCTTCCGCCAGAACCATTCGCCGAACTGGCGTATGAGGCTTGGCGGGGCGGACTCGATATCGCCAAGGACGACGAGATGCTGGCCGACCCGGACTGGTCGCCGTTGGCCGAGCGCGCTCGGCTGCTTGGCGCCGCACGCAGGCGAGCCGAGCAGGAAACCGGTGTGCCCAAGATCTATCTCGCCAATATCACCGACGAGGTGGATCGGCTGCTTGAACTGCACGATACCGCAGTGGCTGCCGGTGCCGGTGCGGTCATGCTCAACGCCTGGCCCACGGGATTGAGTGCCGCGCGCATGCTCCGCCAACACACCAAGGTACCCTTGGTGGCGCATTTTCCGGTGATCGCGGCCATGAGCCGACTGCCGTTTTATGGCGTGCATAGCCGAGTGCTGACCAAGCTGCAACGTCTCGCCGGCTTTGATGTCATCATCATGCCCGGATTCGGCAACCGCATGATGACCCCCGCCGAGGAAGTGCGTGCCTGCATCCATGCCTGTGTTGATCCAGCTTTCGGCCAACTCAAGCCCAGTCTGCCGGTACCCGGTGGCAGCGACTCAGCCGCCACCCTCGAGTCCGTACATGCTCAGGTTGGCAGCGCGGATTTTGGCTTCGTTCCAGGCCGTGGCGTCTTCAGCCACCCGCAGGGTCCTGCCGCCGGAGCCACAAGCCTGCATCAAGCCTGGCAGGCCATCAGCGCCGGAGTGCCAGTCGCGGAGGCGGCCGAGCAGCAATCCGAGCTGAAAGCCGCGTTAGCCACCTTTGGTTGA
- a CDS encoding oxidative damage protection protein, with translation MSRMVQCIKLGREAEGLERLPYPGPLGQRIFEQVSKEAWGSWLKHQTMLINENRLSPMDPKARRFLEQQMEQFFFGDGAEVPEGFVPPSTKGG, from the coding sequence ATGTCCCGCATGGTCCAGTGCATCAAACTCGGGCGTGAGGCCGAGGGCCTTGAGCGTCTTCCCTATCCTGGCCCTCTTGGGCAGCGTATTTTCGAGCAGGTGTCCAAAGAGGCCTGGGGCAGTTGGCTGAAGCATCAGACAATGCTGATTAACGAAAATCGGCTGAGCCCGATGGACCCCAAGGCACGTCGCTTTCTTGAGCAACAGATGGAGCAATTTTTCTTTGGCGACGGAGCCGAGGTACCCGAGGGTTTTGTGCCACCATCAACCAAAGGTGGCTAA